The following are encoded together in the Ovis aries strain OAR_USU_Benz2616 breed Rambouillet chromosome X, ARS-UI_Ramb_v3.0, whole genome shotgun sequence genome:
- the LOC101121326 gene encoding olfactory receptor 6N1-like yields MGNLTTVKEFLLLGFGYLHGLQFFLFGIFLGMYVVTLLGNLLILIIISLDRNLQTPMYFFLSNFSFLEIWYITSIAPKMLQTLLVGPKVISFVGCVVQFYFFGSMAVAECFLLAAMSYDHYLAICSPLQYPSLMNLHTCVLLASGSWLGGFLTPVVTVAMTFQLPFCATYTMDHFFCDLAPVLKLACSDTEIVEKTTFLLASFVTMVPFVLTVASYIHIVAAVLRIPSAAGKRRAFSTCSSHLTVVTLYYGTLGTVYAVPAATRAAVLNKIFSLFYTVVTPMVNPIVYSLRNKDVQKAVRRLMSHWASAKGSSGPPPPPGSIFFLRTAWASMKDTKH; encoded by the coding sequence ATGGGTAATCTGACCACAGTCAAAGAATTCCTCCTGCTGGGATTCGGGTATCTCCATGggttacagttttttctttttgggaTATTTCTGGGAATGTATGTAGTGACTTTGCTGGGGAACCTTCTTATCCTTATCATCATTTCCCTTGATCGTAACCTCCaaacccccatgtacttctttctGTCCAATTTCTCCTTCCTTGAGATCTGGTACATTACCTCTATTGCCCCTAAGATGCTGCAGACCCTTCTGGTAGGTCCCAAGGTGATTTCTTTTGTGGGCTGTGTGGTGCAGTTTTACTTCTTCGGTTCCATGGCAGTAGCTGAGTGCTTTCTGCTGGCTGCCATGTCTTACGACCACTACCTTGCCAtctgcagccccctccagtacCCATCGCTCATGAACCTCCACACGTGTGTCCTGCTTGCAAGCGGCTCTTGGCTGGGTGGCTTCCTAACCCCTGTGGTCACTGTTGCCATGACTTTTCAGCTGCCATTCTGTGCAACCTATACGATGGACCACTTCTTCTGTGACCTGGCCCCTGTGCTGAAGCTGGCCTGCTCTGATACTGAGATCGTGGAGAAAACCACCTTCCTCCTGGCCTCCTTCGTCACCATGGTGCCCTTCGTACTCACCGTAGCCTCCTATATCCACATTGTGGCTGCTGTCCTCAGGATTCCATCAGCTGCAGGAAAGCGACgagccttctccacctgctcctcccacctcacAGTGGTCACGCTGTACTATGGAACACTGGGAACAGTGTACGCTGTCCCTGCAGCGACCCGGGCTGCTGTCCTGAACAAGATCTTCTCCTTGTTCTACACTGTGGTCACTCCCATGGTCAACCCCATCGTGTACAGCCTGAGAAACAAAGATGTTCAGAAGGCAGTGAGAAGGCTTATGAGTCACTGGGCATCTGCTAAGGGGAGCTCCgggcccccaccacccccagggaGTATTTTTTTTCTCCGAACAGCCTGGGCTTCTATGAAGGACACCAAGCACTAG